A single genomic interval of Isorropodon fossajaponicum endosymbiont JTNG4 harbors:
- a CDS encoding DNA polymerase III subunit delta' translates to MNLPWHENAWSKLQKMIDQDHLPHALLITGAEKIGKFELMQQLVGVLLKDDVIIRKDNTREDLDYPVLIRRSNYPNMVYCRAGEMVEKSKNRSKDIRIDQVRVFCDALNKTADQLQIGVIFYGDQMNTSAANGLLKTLEEPRKNTLIIILAHHVENLPATVVSRCQNIHIAPAYDQQTCQWLIGHIGKTQNADFDIPQLLENTHGVPFKVLSELFDGSFIHYQHYQNQLLNIAINPLMVTQIKEFEGNELVVLNCLQNIVIEGIRLKTTHQEGGLIELNQVIKAVKFEFLFKLLDDIYHAIKLSKTTVNIKLLLDNILIVWSHIAHLKQYPQITQ, encoded by the coding sequence ATGAATCTTCCTTGGCACGAAAATGCATGGTCTAAACTACAAAAGATGATTGATCAAGATCATCTACCTCACGCATTATTGATTACGGGTGCTGAAAAAATTGGCAAATTTGAACTCATGCAACAATTAGTAGGTGTGTTGTTAAAAGATGACGTTATTATTAGGAAAGACAATACTAGAGAGGATTTGGATTATCCTGTATTAATTAGACGCTCAAATTACCCCAATATGGTTTATTGTCGTGCAGGAGAGATGGTTGAAAAAAGCAAAAATAGGTCTAAGGATATCCGTATTGACCAAGTGCGTGTTTTTTGTGATGCTTTGAACAAAACCGCTGATCAGTTACAAATTGGGGTTATTTTTTATGGCGACCAAATGAACACGAGTGCTGCTAATGGTTTGTTAAAAACTCTTGAAGAGCCTAGAAAAAATACGCTTATTATTATCTTGGCGCACCATGTTGAAAATTTGCCAGCTACTGTTGTATCAAGATGTCAAAATATACATATTGCACCGGCGTATGACCAACAAACTTGTCAGTGGTTAATTGGACATATTGGCAAAACTCAAAATGCAGATTTTGATATTCCGCAGTTATTAGAAAATACACATGGCGTTCCATTTAAGGTGTTGTCTGAGTTGTTTGATGGTAGTTTTATCCATTATCAACATTACCAAAACCAGTTGCTTAATATTGCCATCAATCCATTAATGGTGACACAAATTAAAGAGTTTGAGGGCAATGAGTTGGTAGTTTTAAATTGCTTGCAAAATATTGTTATTGAAGGAATCAGGTTAAAGACCACTCATCAAGAAGGCGGGTTGATTGAGCTAAATCAAGTTATCAAAGCAGTAAAATTTGAGTTTTTATTCAAACTACTGGATGATATTTATCATGCCATTAAACTATCAAAAACTACCGTTAATATTAAGTTATTATTGGATAATATTTTAATTGTATGGTCGCATATCGCTCATTTAAAACAATATCCACAAATTACCCAATAA
- the tmk gene encoding dTMP kinase, with protein sequence MQRGKFITIDGVEGAGKSTQIDFICDYLAKKNINVILTREPGGTELGEKIRTLLLSTDTQSMHGDTELLLMFAARNEHIKTKIMPALEKGDWVLSDRFTDASYAYQGGGRGLSVERITLLEKWVLQGFAPDVTLLLDVPVALGMSRIESRDHKDRIELETHDFFNRVRDGYIERSKQFPKRIKLIDASKTLKQTTQQVKTILQTL encoded by the coding sequence ATGCAAAGAGGAAAATTTATCACCATTGATGGCGTTGAGGGTGCTGGGAAAAGTACACAAATTGATTTTATTTGCGACTATTTAGCCAAAAAAAACATCAATGTTATTTTAACGCGTGAACCGGGTGGCACGGAGTTAGGTGAAAAAATCAGGACATTATTATTAAGCACTGACACCCAATCAATGCATGGTGATACTGAGTTATTATTAATGTTTGCTGCTAGAAATGAGCATATTAAGACTAAAATTATGCCGGCACTTGAAAAAGGCGATTGGGTGTTAAGTGATCGCTTTACGGATGCTTCGTATGCTTATCAAGGTGGCGGTAGAGGTTTAAGTGTTGAACGCATTACACTTTTGGAAAAATGGGTGTTGCAAGGTTTTGCCCCTGATGTGACTTTACTATTAGATGTGCCAGTTGCACTAGGCATGTCACGAATTGAATCTAGAGACCACAAAGATAGAATTGAACTTGAAACACATGACTTTTTTAACCGTGTGAGAGACGGCTATATTGAAAGGTCTAAGCAATTTCCCAAGCGAATTAAGCTCATTGACGCCTCAAAAACACTTAAGCAGACCACCCAACAAGTCAAAACCATTTTACAAACATTATGA
- the mltG gene encoding endolytic transglycosylase MltG codes for MCIKYPQGTSLCLTANNLEYLGYINSGIFMRLLAKSLNLESKIKSGYYDINANMSVINLLNHFISAKVATRSIALIEDNTIDDYYQKLVNMKALKSSKTLAEIMTEIKQSHPYDGYFWPDTYQINYGDSVLSVFKRAHQMMRQKLALAWRNRADTLPLENAEQALVLASLIEKETANAQEKPKISGVSIHRLQKSMRLQTDPSVVYALGEHYQAPLKKQDLKFKSPCNTYRDKGLPPGPISSVGADSLHAATHPHMSDALYFVAKKGGTHAFANTYQQHKDNINKYLKNQ; via the coding sequence TTGTGTATCAAATATCCTCAAGGGACCAGCCTTTGTTTAACTGCAAATAATCTAGAGTATCTGGGCTATATCAACTCTGGTATTTTTATGCGGTTACTTGCCAAATCGCTCAATCTTGAGTCAAAAATTAAATCGGGTTATTATGATATTAATGCGAATATGAGCGTGATTAATTTGTTGAATCATTTTATATCTGCAAAAGTGGCGACCAGAAGTATTGCCTTAATTGAGGACAATACTATTGATGACTATTATCAAAAATTGGTTAATATGAAAGCACTAAAATCTAGCAAAACTTTAGCAGAAATCATGACTGAAATTAAGCAAAGCCATCCGTATGATGGCTATTTTTGGCCAGATACTTATCAAATTAATTATGGCGATAGTGTGCTTAGTGTGTTTAAAAGAGCTCATCAGATGATGCGTCAAAAACTTGCACTTGCTTGGCGTAATAGGGCTGACACTCTACCCTTGGAAAATGCTGAACAAGCGTTAGTACTTGCCTCTTTAATTGAAAAAGAAACAGCCAATGCACAAGAAAAACCCAAAATTTCAGGTGTGTCCATTCATCGCTTGCAAAAAAGCATGCGTTTGCAAACCGACCCAAGTGTGGTTTATGCACTGGGTGAACACTACCAAGCGCCACTTAAAAAACAAGATTTAAAATTTAAAAGCCCTTGCAATACCTATAGAGATAAAGGCTTGCCACCAGGGCCAATCTCCTCGGTAGGTGCAGATTCGTTACATGCAGCCACGCACCCACACATGAGCGATGCGCTTTATTTTGTTGCTAAAAAGGGTGGTACTCACGCTTTTGCAAATACCTATCAACAGCATAAAGATAATATCAACAAGTACCTAAAAAATCAATAA
- the pabC gene encoding aminodeoxychorismate lyase has protein sequence MDSTLLINGKKQTKLSALNRLVQFGDGLFETCLIEDARVLFWSKHFSRLKKGCDKLKIHPVSEAIWLKEIAKAFAISKLDRAVVKIILSRGESTRGYGYEKNIKPTRIIIISPVPDLPWQYELGVCSSGYVSNQLLSEIKHCNRLEQILARSELQTQECIMLDENAQVISVTQGNIFAIRNQVIFTSSLTNCGIEGTRRSVVFDLAQVLGLQLEICSLSLIKLLEADEVFITNSVIGIKPVAKINQQLFSHHQITNQLISAFARSKNNHSSSILLKSKQPYLKFIIVFLAISLLFWMYWANTIKANNSVVYQISSRDQPLFNCK, from the coding sequence ATGGATAGCACCTTATTAATTAATGGGAAAAAACAAACCAAGCTCAGTGCGCTTAATCGTCTTGTGCAATTTGGTGATGGCTTGTTTGAAACTTGTTTAATTGAAGATGCTAGAGTGTTGTTTTGGTCCAAGCACTTTTCAAGGTTAAAAAAAGGTTGCGATAAGTTAAAAATTCATCCAGTGAGTGAGGCTATTTGGCTCAAGGAAATTGCTAAAGCGTTCGCTATTTCCAAGTTAGACCGAGCCGTGGTTAAAATTATACTTTCTCGTGGCGAGAGTACAAGAGGTTATGGCTATGAGAAAAACATCAAGCCAACTCGTATTATCATTATTTCCCCTGTGCCTGATTTGCCGTGGCAATATGAGTTGGGTGTGTGTTCTAGTGGCTACGTAAGTAATCAATTATTGTCTGAAATTAAGCATTGTAATCGCTTAGAGCAAATTCTTGCAAGGTCAGAATTGCAAACGCAAGAGTGTATTATGTTGGATGAAAATGCTCAGGTCATTTCAGTGACTCAAGGTAATATTTTTGCCATTCGCAATCAGGTGATTTTTACATCCAGTTTGACTAATTGTGGTATTGAAGGCACTCGAAGATCCGTGGTTTTTGATTTGGCACAAGTACTAGGATTGCAACTTGAGATTTGTTCTTTGTCATTAATCAAACTACTTGAAGCAGATGAAGTGTTTATCACTAATAGTGTGATAGGTATTAAGCCTGTGGCTAAAATTAATCAGCAATTATTTAGCCATCATCAAATCACAAATCAATTAATCAGTGCTTTTGCTCGCTCTAAAAATAACCACTCATCATCAATTTTGCTTAAATCAAAACAGCCTTATTTGAAGTTTATTATTGTATTTTTAGCGATTTCTTTGCTATTTTGGATGTATTGGGCAAATACTATCAAAGCAAATAATTCAGTTGTGTATCAAATATCCTCAAGGGACCAGCCTTTGTTTAACTGCAAATAA
- a CDS encoding DUF1538 domain-containing protein has product MKKTVQQFIKNLTDSAKDLAPIIGVIAFFQIVVLQQSIPNLMDIIIGTGFVLLGLTLFIYGLKLGLFPIGETLAYGFVKKGSIFWLLLFAFALGFGTTMAEPALIAVANEAAKVAQLGGIVNTQIELNNYAQTLRFTVAISAGLAVVIGVLRILKGWPIQYLIIGGYLLVIATTFFAPDFIIGIAYDSGGVTTSTITVPLLTALGVGLASSISGRNPLTDGFGMIAITALLPIIAVMLFGILL; this is encoded by the coding sequence ATGAAAAAAACTGTTCAACAGTTTATTAAAAATCTAACTGATAGCGCTAAAGATTTAGCCCCCATTATAGGCGTGATTGCTTTTTTCCAAATCGTTGTGCTTCAGCAAAGCATTCCTAACTTAATGGATATTATAATTGGAACAGGGTTTGTTTTATTGGGCTTGACTTTATTCATCTACGGACTCAAATTAGGGCTGTTTCCCATTGGTGAAACACTGGCTTATGGCTTTGTCAAAAAGGGTTCAATTTTTTGGTTGCTTTTATTCGCCTTTGCCTTGGGGTTTGGCACCACAATGGCAGAACCTGCCCTTATAGCAGTGGCCAATGAAGCGGCTAAAGTTGCTCAACTGGGTGGCATTGTCAATACACAAATAGAACTTAATAATTATGCACAAACATTGCGCTTTACTGTGGCTATTTCTGCAGGTTTGGCTGTGGTGATCGGCGTGCTTAGAATTTTAAAAGGCTGGCCAATACAATACTTAATTATTGGTGGTTATCTTCTAGTAATTGCCACCACTTTTTTTGCACCAGACTTTATCATCGGCATCGCTTATGATTCAGGTGGCGTAACTACTAGTACTATCACTGTACCACTACTCACCGCACTCGGTGTTGGCTTGGCAAGTTCAATTAGTGGTAGAAATCCTTTAACCGATGGCTTTGGCATGATTGCCATCACCGCACTGCTACCCATTATTGCAGTGATGTTATTTGGTATATTGCTATGA
- a CDS encoding DUF1538 domain-containing protein — protein MSLVYSFISMFWDVAPIAVVLFGFQTIILKEKIPHLKKIITGFILVWIGLTLFIVGLEKALFPLGKLMANQLTSSSFIGSGTLGWGDYYWIYIFAASIGFATTIAEPSLLAVAIKANQVSGGFIKVWPLRIAVAIGVAVGIAIGSFRIVAGLPLHYFIITGYVVVLIQTYFAPKNIIALAYDSGGVTTSTVTVPLVAALGLGLASTIDGRSTLIDGFGLIAFASLFPIMSVMAYVQIMKFLK, from the coding sequence ATGAGCCTAGTGTATAGCTTTATCAGCATGTTTTGGGATGTTGCTCCTATTGCAGTAGTGTTGTTTGGTTTTCAAACCATCATCCTTAAAGAAAAAATACCACACTTAAAGAAAATTATCACAGGATTTATTTTAGTGTGGATTGGACTGACTTTATTTATTGTTGGCTTAGAAAAAGCACTATTTCCTTTAGGAAAATTAATGGCAAACCAACTTACATCAAGTAGTTTTATCGGTAGTGGCACACTTGGCTGGGGTGATTATTATTGGATTTATATCTTTGCAGCCAGCATTGGCTTTGCCACAACCATTGCCGAACCATCCTTACTAGCAGTTGCCATTAAAGCCAATCAAGTCTCTGGTGGTTTCATCAAAGTATGGCCCTTACGAATTGCAGTTGCCATTGGTGTGGCTGTGGGTATTGCCATCGGCAGTTTTCGCATTGTAGCTGGGCTGCCACTACACTATTTTATTATTACCGGCTACGTTGTTGTACTGATACAAACCTATTTTGCACCTAAAAATATTATTGCACTTGCCTATGATTCTGGCGGTGTCACCACATCTACCGTAACTGTACCACTGGTTGCAGCCCTTGGACTTGGACTTGCGAGTACAATTGATGGGCGTTCTACACTCATTGATGGTTTTGGTTTAATCGCCTTCGCCTCACTGTTTCCGATTATGAGCGTGATGGCTTACGTACAAATTATGAAATTTTTAAAATAA
- a CDS encoding P-II family nitrogen regulator: MHFKLIIAFVDSDKTDKILEAARTKGATGSTIISQARGEGLKHNKTFLGLNIETPRDVLLLLVEQHLSRDILETIADTGHFESNPQEGIAFQIDVEDAVGVMHQIHALEHTIEEKI; this comes from the coding sequence ATGCACTTTAAACTGATTATCGCTTTTGTTGATTCTGACAAAACTGACAAAATACTTGAGGCTGCTAGAACAAAAGGCGCCACAGGTTCAACCATTATTTCTCAAGCACGAGGAGAGGGTCTCAAGCACAACAAAACATTTTTAGGACTCAACATTGAAACACCTAGAGATGTCTTATTACTACTTGTAGAGCAACACCTTTCTAGAGACATACTAGAAACAATTGCTGATACAGGCCATTTTGAATCCAATCCACAAGAAGGGATTGCTTTTCAAATTGATGTCGAGGATGCTGTTGGCGTCATGCATCAAATTCATGCACTAGAACACACTATAGAGGAGAAAATATAA
- a CDS encoding CBS domain-containing protein, with protein MTYNTIPTLVKDVMWTQVDIVDSKCTVQNALNDMQHKKTKMLLVDKSHEYDEYGVVLITDIASKVIAKDRALDRVNVYEIMNKPAISVRPDMDIRYCAKLLTNFSLSRCPVLDNGKIVGVISLTSIVFNGLRVV; from the coding sequence ATGACGTATAATACAATACCAACCCTAGTAAAAGATGTTATGTGGACACAAGTCGATATTGTTGATTCAAAATGCACCGTGCAAAATGCACTTAATGACATGCAACATAAGAAGACTAAAATGCTTTTGGTTGATAAATCTCATGAATATGACGAATACGGCGTAGTACTGATTACTGACATTGCCTCTAAAGTCATTGCCAAAGACCGAGCCCTTGACCGAGTAAATGTGTATGAAATTATGAACAAACCTGCCATCTCAGTTCGACCTGATATGGACATTCGCTATTGCGCAAAACTATTGACAAATTTTAGCTTGTCTCGTTGCCCGGTTTTAGATAATGGAAAAATTGTTGGCGTGATTAGTTTAACCAGTATTGTCTTTAATGGTTTACGGGTTGTATAG
- a CDS encoding DUF302 domain-containing protein → MSGIVNLVKWLLIIIGAIATYYAVSLQIKYDGVTGKIISEMISPKLHPDSMAKVYMPMANTLLDTGDIAMASVVRVKVADDVSNEDVEEAMESIATAESVRSVGMLPLSEMVEIQTNSEGVTKGHPDFKRQRFLKIYQYCSPRTAMTMVDHSDAFSAYLPCRIALIEDKSGQRWLYTLDMNAMIYGGAPLPKYLLEKALAVQETMNAIQNGGAEGDF, encoded by the coding sequence ATGAGCGGAATTGTCAATCTAGTCAAATGGCTATTAATTATCATCGGTGCTATTGCAACTTATTATGCCGTGTCATTACAAATTAAATATGATGGCGTGACTGGAAAGATTATTAGTGAAATGATTTCACCAAAACTACACCCCGATTCGATGGCCAAAGTCTATATGCCAATGGCAAATACTTTATTAGATACAGGCGATATTGCCATGGCATCTGTTGTGCGTGTTAAAGTAGCTGATGATGTTTCAAATGAGGATGTAGAAGAGGCGATGGAAAGTATCGCAACTGCTGAAAGTGTCCGCTCTGTTGGTATGCTGCCACTTTCAGAAATGGTTGAAATTCAAACCAATTCAGAGGGCGTCACCAAAGGTCATCCAGATTTTAAAAGACAACGTTTCTTAAAAATTTACCAATATTGTTCACCACGCACGGCCATGACTATGGTTGATCACTCAGATGCATTTTCAGCCTACTTGCCTTGCCGTATCGCACTTATTGAAGACAAGTCTGGACAAAGATGGCTCTATACGCTAGACATGAATGCCATGATTTATGGGGGTGCGCCACTACCAAAGTACTTACTTGAAAAAGCACTAGCAGTTCAAGAAACCATGAATGCTATTCAAAATGGTGGTGCAGAGGGGGATTTTTAG
- a CDS encoding MBL fold metallo-hydrolase, with translation MEPIYHELDFNVTCVDTQHIRKDFVASYLIEDNGRAAFIDTGCHLSVPGLLATLDAKNISRESVDYILLTHIHLDHAGGAGELIKHLPNAMVYVHEYGYKHLIDSSKLRAGVVQVYGELFFKQFLGDLIPISKQRIIIAKDNDEITLGKRILRFIDTPGHARHHVCIWDEKSRGVFSGDTLGVSYREFDTSQGRLIFPPTTPIQFDPEVWKKTINQLMSLKPKYAYLTHFNRIDFNQDSASMLIEHINGFVNIANTLKTQPNRVKAIKEALLNYLLALTSKQGVMLDKQQQIKLFKGDLEICAQGLNVWLDHQSNN, from the coding sequence ATGGAACCCATTTATCACGAATTAGATTTTAATGTTACTTGCGTTGACACGCAACACATACGCAAAGACTTTGTCGCTAGCTATTTAATCGAAGACAATGGACGAGCTGCTTTTATTGATACAGGCTGCCATCTTTCAGTGCCTGGCCTTTTGGCCACACTAGATGCAAAAAATATTAGCCGTGAAAGTGTCGACTATATTCTATTAACCCACATTCACCTAGACCATGCAGGTGGTGCAGGTGAACTTATCAAGCACCTACCTAATGCCATGGTTTATGTGCACGAATATGGCTACAAGCATTTAATTGACTCTTCAAAATTACGCGCAGGTGTTGTGCAAGTTTATGGCGAATTATTTTTTAAGCAATTTTTAGGCGATTTAATCCCCATATCAAAACAACGCATCATCATTGCCAAAGATAATGATGAAATAACGTTGGGCAAGCGAATATTAAGATTTATCGACACACCAGGACATGCGCGCCACCACGTCTGTATTTGGGATGAAAAATCACGTGGCGTTTTTTCTGGTGATACACTCGGTGTGAGTTATCGAGAATTTGACACCAGTCAAGGTAGACTCATTTTCCCGCCCACTACTCCCATACAATTTGACCCAGAAGTGTGGAAAAAAACCATCAATCAACTCATGAGTCTTAAGCCAAAATACGCTTATTTAACACACTTTAACCGCATTGATTTTAACCAAGATTCCGCCAGTATGCTCATTGAACATATTAATGGATTTGTTAATATTGCCAACACCTTAAAAACACAGCCTAATCGCGTTAAAGCTATTAAAGAAGCCCTTCTTAATTATCTATTAGCACTTACTAGTAAACAAGGTGTAATGCTTGACAAGCAACAACAAATCAAACTCTTTAAGGGCGATTTAGAAATTTGCGCCCAAGGTCTTAATGTTTGGCTTGATCATCAATCTAACAATTGA
- a CDS encoding leucyl aminopeptidase — protein sequence MEFSLINETIQHFEGGSVIVFCNSNMVFDDENIQTLIELNHFESKSGKVLLLSLVSGFKSRQVIVAGLGDAPVDAKDYVKALNAVSVVLAEIKAKNLMIQSVEIKGFDESWAHKTTAKVMHNATYEVQKIGGDKKSSSIEHIAIQSTMDNTHALMQGQAIADGMSLTRHLGDLPPNVCTPSYLAGTAMSLAKEFNLECEVLEEADMDKLGMGSLLSVSKGSIELPKLISLSYQGSGNEKPIVLVGKGVTFDSGGISLKPGTGMDEMKYDMCGAACVLGTMRAIAQIKPNINLVVVVPAVENMPAHNASKPGDVVKSMSGQTIEILNTDAEGRLILCDALTYVKKFNPRVVIDVATLTGAVIIALGKHNSGLMSNDQDLADDIINASKTALDGVWQLPIEDEYDELLKSNFADMANIGGREAGSITAGCFLSRFTQDYRWAHLDIAGTAWLSGDKKGATGRPVSLLTQFILDKIKK from the coding sequence ATGGAATTTTCACTGATTAATGAAACCATTCAACACTTTGAGGGTGGTAGTGTGATTGTGTTTTGTAATTCTAATATGGTTTTTGATGATGAAAATATTCAAACATTAATTGAACTTAATCACTTTGAGTCTAAATCTGGAAAGGTGTTATTATTAAGTTTGGTTTCTGGTTTTAAATCTAGGCAAGTGATTGTTGCTGGGCTTGGTGACGCACCTGTAGATGCCAAGGATTATGTTAAAGCGTTGAATGCTGTGAGTGTTGTACTTGCTGAAATTAAGGCTAAAAATTTAATGATTCAAAGTGTTGAAATTAAAGGTTTTGATGAATCATGGGCGCATAAAACAACCGCTAAAGTAATGCATAATGCAACTTATGAAGTTCAAAAAATAGGTGGTGATAAAAAGAGTAGTAGTATTGAGCACATTGCCATCCAATCTACTATGGATAATACACACGCCTTAATGCAAGGCCAAGCAATTGCTGATGGTATGTCTTTAACACGCCATTTAGGGGATTTACCACCCAATGTCTGTACACCTAGCTATTTGGCAGGTACGGCCATGTCCTTGGCTAAAGAGTTTAACCTTGAATGCGAAGTTTTAGAAGAGGCGGACATGGATAAACTTGGCATGGGGTCGTTATTATCAGTTTCTAAGGGTTCGATTGAGTTGCCAAAGCTCATTAGTTTGAGTTACCAAGGTAGTGGCAATGAAAAGCCGATTGTACTCGTGGGCAAAGGCGTTACTTTTGATAGTGGCGGTATCTCGCTTAAACCTGGTACAGGTATGGATGAGATGAAATATGACATGTGTGGTGCAGCTTGCGTATTAGGCACAATGCGTGCTATTGCGCAAATTAAGCCAAACATTAATTTAGTTGTTGTAGTGCCAGCAGTTGAGAATATGCCAGCACACAATGCCTCTAAGCCTGGTGATGTTGTTAAGTCTATGTCAGGGCAAACGATTGAAATTTTGAATACAGATGCAGAAGGACGCTTGATTTTGTGCGATGCACTGACTTATGTTAAGAAGTTTAACCCAAGAGTGGTGATTGACGTTGCCACGCTTACAGGTGCGGTGATTATTGCACTAGGTAAGCATAATTCTGGGCTTATGAGCAATGACCAAGATTTGGCTGATGATATTATCAACGCTTCTAAAACTGCACTTGATGGCGTGTGGCAATTACCCATTGAAGATGAGTACGATGAATTGCTGAAATCAAATTTTGCCGATATGGCAAATATTGGCGGGCGTGAAGCAGGTTCTATTACTGCTGGGTGTTTTTTATCCAGGTTTACCCAAGATTATCGCTGGGCACATTTAGACATTGCAGGTACGGCGTGGCTAAGTGGTGATAAAAAAGGCGCAACAGGTCGTCCAGTATCGCTATTAACGCAATTTATTTTGGATAAAATCAAAAAATAA
- a CDS encoding DsbC family protein — protein MLKLLFITTALLSSSAFADKDAIIDSLYPFFGTIDKQDITKTPLNGIFEIIVHDPIDSLLVSEDGRYLIQGDVVDLTTRQLMPMSGKVKLIKQTLINTINDIDKIIYPAKNEKNIIHVFTDVGCPFCKKLHSGMKQMNDLGITVKYLASPLASLHPTAQGKMEKIWCADDPAKAMDDYKKNNIMSNSKACNNPVADQLAMSKQLGVNGTPAIFLSDGTHLPGYVPPAILLQKIKATIGK, from the coding sequence ATGCTTAAACTACTATTCATCACAACCGCCTTACTTTCTAGTAGTGCTTTTGCAGACAAGGACGCAATTATTGACAGTCTGTATCCATTTTTTGGTACGATTGACAAACAAGATATTACCAAAACACCGTTAAATGGTATTTTTGAAATCATTGTCCATGACCCTATTGATTCTCTTTTAGTATCTGAAGATGGCCGTTATTTAATCCAAGGCGATGTTGTTGATTTAACCACTAGGCAGCTTATGCCAATGAGTGGCAAGGTTAAATTGATTAAACAGACCTTAATTAACACAATTAATGATATTGATAAAATCATTTACCCAGCAAAAAATGAAAAAAACATCATTCATGTATTTACTGATGTTGGCTGTCCATTTTGTAAAAAACTTCATAGCGGCATGAAGCAGATGAATGATTTGGGTATTACCGTTAAATACCTCGCTTCGCCACTCGCATCCTTACATCCAACAGCACAAGGAAAAATGGAAAAAATTTGGTGCGCTGATGATCCAGCTAAAGCGATGGATGATTATAAGAAAAATAACATTATGTCCAACTCAAAAGCTTGCAATAACCCAGTGGCTGACCAATTGGCAATGTCTAAACAACTCGGTGTGAATGGTACACCTGCTATCTTCTTGAGTGATGGTACGCACTTACCTGGTTATGTGCCACCTGCCATCTTATTACAAAAAATTAAGGCAACGATTGGCAAATAA
- a CDS encoding helix-turn-helix domain-containing protein has product MSKRNPYDERREILRNLLIKHRKNAGIKQIQLAQKLNKPQSFVSKYENVERMLDPIEVYEVCNALSVSFLLVMKQFEKAVVQR; this is encoded by the coding sequence ATGAGCAAACGAAATCCATATGACGAACGTCGAGAGATATTAAGGAATTTACTAATCAAACATAGAAAAAATGCTGGCATCAAACAAATCCAATTAGCCCAAAAGCTAAATAAGCCACAATCTTTTGTTAGTAAATACGAAAATGTGGAGCGGATGCTAGACCCTATTGAGGTTTATGAGGTATGTAACGCCCTTTCTGTTTCTTTTTTGCTAGTCATGAAGCAATTTGAAAAGGCGGTGGTACAGCGCTGA